The Candidatus Eisenbacteria bacterium genome includes a window with the following:
- the nuoF gene encoding NADH-quinone oxidoreductase subunit NuoF has protein sequence MNDILFKHFHKPGLRALAGYEAADVGGYQVARQMLTSKVAPDEIIEKVKQSGLRGRGGAGFPAGMKWGFVPKVSADPRYLVVNADESEPGTFKDRELMEKCPHMLFEGIHLAAYAIGAHLAFIYIRGEFVQQAQILEEALAEAYARGYFGRNIFGSGYDLELVVHRGAGAYICGEETALLDSLEGYRGQPRLKPPFPAVKGLYGGPTVVNNVETICCVPFIVGQGPAAFRKFGTEKSPGTKIFSVSGPVKRPGNYELPLGTSLKTLIYDVCGGMRDGHELRAVIPGGSSVPVLDASKVDIALDFESVQAAGSMLGSAGVIVMSQRMCMVRATLNLIRFYRHESCGKCTPCREGTYWMEKILDRIEHGMGQPGDLDLLLDLCGTLLGRSFCALGDAAAMPVESSVRTFREEYEAHIREKRCVVRDAALAGSR, from the coding sequence ATGAACGACATTCTCTTCAAGCACTTCCACAAGCCCGGGCTGCGGGCGCTGGCCGGCTACGAGGCCGCGGACGTGGGCGGCTACCAGGTCGCGCGGCAGATGCTCACCTCGAAGGTGGCACCGGACGAGATCATCGAGAAGGTGAAGCAGTCCGGCCTGCGCGGCCGCGGCGGCGCGGGGTTCCCGGCCGGCATGAAGTGGGGCTTCGTGCCCAAGGTCTCCGCCGACCCCAGGTACCTGGTGGTCAACGCCGACGAGAGCGAGCCGGGCACCTTCAAGGACCGCGAGCTCATGGAAAAGTGCCCGCACATGCTGTTCGAGGGCATCCATCTCGCGGCCTACGCCATCGGCGCGCACCTGGCGTTCATCTACATCCGCGGCGAATTCGTGCAGCAGGCGCAGATCCTGGAGGAGGCGCTGGCCGAGGCGTACGCCAGGGGCTACTTCGGCAGAAACATCTTCGGTTCGGGCTACGACCTGGAACTGGTGGTGCACCGCGGCGCCGGCGCCTACATCTGCGGCGAGGAGACCGCGCTGCTGGACTCGCTGGAGGGCTACCGCGGCCAGCCTCGCCTGAAGCCGCCGTTCCCGGCGGTGAAGGGGCTGTACGGCGGCCCGACGGTGGTCAACAACGTCGAGACCATCTGCTGTGTCCCGTTCATCGTGGGCCAGGGCCCCGCGGCGTTCCGCAAGTTCGGCACCGAGAAGAGCCCCGGCACCAAGATCTTCTCGGTCAGCGGTCCGGTGAAACGCCCCGGCAACTACGAGCTGCCCCTGGGCACCTCGCTGAAGACGCTGATCTACGACGTATGCGGCGGGATGCGCGACGGCCACGAACTGCGCGCGGTGATCCCCGGAGGCTCGTCCGTGCCGGTGCTGGACGCCTCGAAGGTGGATATCGCCCTGGACTTCGAGTCGGTGCAGGCCGCGGGCTCCATGCTGGGCTCCGCCGGGGTGATCGTGATGAGCCAGCGCATGTGCATGGTGCGCGCCACGCTCAACCTGATCCGGTTCTACCGCCACGAGTCGTGCGGCAAGTGCACCCCGTGCCGCGAGGGTACCTACTGGATGGAGAAGATCCTGGACCGGATCGAGCACGGCATGGGCCAGCCGGGCGACCTGGACCTGCTGCTGGACCTGTGCGGCACGTTGCTGGGGCGCAGCTTCTGCGCGCTGGGCGACGCGGCGGCCATGCCGGTGGAGAGCTCGGTGCGCACGTTCCGCGAGGAGTACGAGGCCCACATCCGCGAGAAGCGCTGCGTCGTCCGCGACGCGGCCCTGGCGGGATCCCGGTAG
- the nuoE gene encoding NADH-quinone oxidoreductase subunit NuoE: protein MALEFKPAALEECRRIIAKYPRKRSAVLPVLYVAQREFGYVSEEAEALVAKLLDLHAEEVSGVVSFYTMFHRQPVGRYVVEVCRTLSCALMGADDIASHLRKRLGIQPGETTPDGRFTLRNVECLASCGTGPAVQINGVYHENLTIQALDRILDSLP from the coding sequence ATGGCCCTCGAGTTCAAGCCCGCGGCGCTGGAAGAGTGCCGGCGGATCATCGCGAAGTACCCGCGCAAGCGGTCGGCGGTGCTGCCGGTGCTGTACGTGGCGCAGCGCGAGTTCGGGTACGTCTCCGAGGAGGCCGAGGCGCTGGTGGCAAAGCTGCTGGACCTGCACGCCGAGGAGGTGTCCGGCGTGGTGAGCTTCTACACCATGTTCCACCGCCAGCCGGTCGGCAGGTACGTGGTGGAGGTGTGCCGGACGCTCTCGTGCGCGCTGATGGGCGCGGACGACATCGCCAGCCACCTGCGCAAGCGGCTGGGCATCCAGCCCGGCGAGACCACCCCGGACGGTCGCTTCACCCTGCGCAACGTGGAGTGCCTGGCCTCCTGCGGCACCGGCCCCGCGGTGCAGATCAACGGCGTGTACCACGAGAACCTGACCATCCAGGCGCTCGACCGGATCCTGGACTCGCTGCCATGA
- the nuoD gene encoding NADH dehydrogenase (quinone) subunit D yields the protein MPTDVASLHTETMTLNMGPQHPSTHGVLRLVLDLDGETVVRCTPHVGYLHTGMEKQGESKNYYKFIPTTDRMDYLAPISNNLGYCLAVEKLCGIEVPLRAQYIRVLLTEMTRIASHLVWLGTHAMDMGAQTVFLYCFREREKFLLLQEMICGARLTASFVRIGGVMLDMPGGFLEAARQFVDEMPGHIVQYETLLTKNPIWLRRTKGVGVLTAAQLKDLSVTGPLLRAAGVKWDLRKARPYSSYDHFDFEVPTATGGDVFDRYVVRLEEMRQSVRICQQAIAKMPAGPYRSPDSKYVLPPREDVHSSMEALIQHFRLVTEGFRPPPGEVYQAVEAPKGELGYYLCSDGGPNPYRVHVRGPSFVNLQSLAAMCEGRLVADVVAAIGSIDIVLGEVDR from the coding sequence ATGCCTACTGACGTCGCCAGTCTCCACACCGAGACCATGACCCTCAACATGGGCCCGCAGCACCCGTCCACGCACGGGGTGCTCCGGCTGGTGCTCGACCTGGACGGCGAGACCGTGGTCCGCTGCACGCCCCACGTGGGCTACCTGCACACCGGCATGGAGAAGCAGGGGGAGAGCAAGAACTACTACAAGTTCATCCCCACCACCGACCGGATGGACTACCTCGCGCCCATCTCCAACAACCTGGGCTACTGCCTGGCGGTGGAAAAGCTGTGCGGCATCGAGGTGCCGCTGCGGGCGCAGTACATCCGCGTGCTGCTCACCGAGATGACGCGCATCGCCAGCCACCTGGTGTGGCTGGGCACCCACGCCATGGACATGGGTGCGCAGACGGTGTTCCTGTACTGCTTCCGCGAGCGCGAGAAGTTCCTGCTGCTCCAGGAGATGATCTGCGGCGCCCGTCTCACCGCCAGCTTCGTGCGCATCGGCGGCGTGATGCTGGACATGCCCGGGGGCTTCCTGGAGGCCGCCAGGCAGTTCGTGGACGAGATGCCCGGGCACATCGTCCAGTACGAGACGCTGCTCACGAAGAACCCCATCTGGCTGCGTCGCACCAAGGGCGTGGGCGTGCTCACCGCCGCGCAGCTGAAGGACCTGAGCGTCACCGGCCCGCTGCTGCGTGCCGCCGGCGTGAAGTGGGACCTGCGCAAGGCGCGGCCGTACTCCTCGTACGACCACTTCGACTTCGAGGTGCCCACGGCCACCGGCGGCGACGTGTTCGACCGGTACGTGGTGCGTCTCGAGGAGATGCGCCAGAGCGTGCGGATCTGCCAGCAGGCGATCGCGAAGATGCCCGCCGGCCCGTACCGCTCGCCCGACTCGAAGTACGTGCTGCCGCCGCGCGAGGACGTGCACTCCAGCATGGAGGCGCTGATCCAGCACTTCCGCCTGGTGACCGAGGGCTTCCGCCCGCCGCCGGGCGAGGTGTACCAGGCCGTGGAGGCGCCCAAGGGGGAGCTGGGCTACTACCTCTGCAGCGACGGCGGTCCCAACCCGTACCGCGTGCACGTGCGCGGCCCCTCCTTCGTGAATCTCCAGTCGCTGGCCGCCATGTGCGAGGGCCGCCTGGTGGCCGACGTGGTCGCCGCCATCGGCTCCATCGACATCGTGCTGGGGGAGGTGGACCGCTGA
- a CDS encoding NADH-quinone oxidoreductase subunit C, with amino-acid sequence MSEPAGPVAAALRERLGDAVLGEAEFRGEITLTLRKDRLLEALAFLRDEPALRFDLLSDMTSVDWPERAERFDILYHLNSTVHGHFVRVKVRVGDGEPCPSATGVWGGANWLEREIYDLMGIPFEGHPDLRRILTPDDWEGHPLRKEYPLGREEVAFTHNLDTYKKRPVTISPDYTDAY; translated from the coding sequence GTGAGCGAACCAGCCGGGCCGGTTGCGGCCGCGTTGCGGGAACGCCTCGGGGACGCGGTCCTGGGAGAGGCGGAGTTCCGCGGCGAGATCACCCTCACGCTGCGCAAGGACCGCCTGCTGGAGGCCCTCGCGTTCCTGCGGGACGAGCCCGCGCTGCGCTTCGACCTGCTGAGCGACATGACCTCGGTGGACTGGCCGGAGCGCGCCGAGCGCTTCGACATCCTGTATCACCTCAACTCCACGGTTCACGGTCACTTCGTCCGGGTGAAGGTCCGCGTGGGCGACGGCGAGCCCTGCCCCAGCGCCACCGGCGTGTGGGGTGGCGCCAACTGGCTGGAGCGCGAGATCTACGACCTGATGGGCATCCCCTTCGAGGGCCACCCCGACCTGCGCCGCATCCTCACTCCCGACGACTGGGAAGGCCACCCGCTGCGCAAGGAATACCCGCTGGGACGCGAGGAAGTGGCGTTCACGCACAACCTGGACACCTACAAGAAGCGCCCCGTCACCATCAGCCCGGACTACACGGATGCCTACTGA
- a CDS encoding NADH-quinone oxidoreductase subunit B — protein MGLEEKVPEGILLTSVEKMVGWARASSIWPCTFGLACCAIEMMAAGASRFDLARFGAEVFRASPRQSDLMIVAGRVSVKMAPVLRQVYDQMSEPKWVIAMGACASCAGVFNNYAIVPGVDRIVPVDVYVPGCPPRPEMLIQGIMKLQEKIRTGSLKPVVVDMPDRPRAAGA, from the coding sequence ATGGGACTAGAGGAAAAGGTCCCCGAAGGCATCCTGCTGACCAGCGTGGAGAAGATGGTCGGCTGGGCGCGCGCGAGCTCGATCTGGCCGTGCACCTTCGGGCTGGCGTGCTGCGCGATCGAGATGATGGCGGCCGGGGCGTCGCGCTTCGACCTGGCCCGCTTCGGCGCGGAGGTCTTTCGCGCCTCCCCGCGGCAGTCCGACCTCATGATCGTGGCCGGGCGGGTGAGCGTGAAGATGGCGCCGGTGCTGCGGCAGGTCTACGACCAGATGTCCGAGCCCAAGTGGGTCATCGCCATGGGCGCGTGCGCCTCGTGCGCGGGCGTGTTCAACAACTACGCCATCGTGCCGGGCGTGGACCGCATCGTGCCGGTGGACGTGTACGTGCCGGGCTGTCCCCCGCGCCCGGAAATGCTGATCCAGGGCATCATGAAGCTCCAGGAGAAGATCCGCACCGGCAGCCTCAAGCCGGTGGTGGTGGACATGCCCGACCGCCCGCGGGCGGCGGGCGCGTAG
- a CDS encoding NADH-quinone oxidoreductase subunit A has protein sequence MAPGSTDFIHTYLPALILFLLAAGFAAATVAASRFVGPHRPSREKNMPYECGIEPVGSASERFSVKFYLVAMLFIIFDIEAVFLYPWAVAFKQLKLFGLFEMLVFIALLLAGYVYIWKKGALEWD, from the coding sequence ATGGCACCGGGTTCCACCGACTTCATCCACACCTACCTGCCCGCGCTCATCCTGTTCCTCCTGGCGGCGGGCTTCGCGGCCGCCACCGTGGCCGCCTCGCGGTTCGTGGGCCCGCACCGGCCCTCGCGCGAGAAGAACATGCCCTACGAGTGCGGCATCGAGCCCGTGGGGAGCGCCTCGGAGCGCTTCTCGGTGAAGTTCTACCTCGTCGCGATGCTGTTCATCATCTTCGACATCGAGGCCGTCTTCCTGTACCCGTGGGCGGTCGCGTTCAAGCAGCTGAAGCTGTTCGGGCTGTTCGAGATGCTGGTGTTCATCGCGCTGCTGCTGGCCGGCTACGTCTACATCTGGAAGAAGGGGGCGCTCGAATGGGACTAG
- a CDS encoding electron transfer flavoprotein subunit alpha/FixB family protein — MAILVFIEAREGSIRRVSHEALGAARGLAAGLGNAPVVAVVPGHQVAGVDAMGAAGADRVLVYDAPHFQSYTPDGYAAAVADAAGRTGAAVVLFAASAMGKDLAPRVASRLGAGLATDCTALRAENGRLVATRPVFAGKVVTELTWDRLPQVASLRPKIFEPLAPDASRSATVENMPAPVGEGDLKVRTVELKAAAQGRVDLTEAEIIVSGGRGLKGPEGFGVLEDLAAALGGVVGASRAAVDAGWRPHADQVGQTGKTVSPKLYVACGVSGAIQHLAGMTGSKCIVAINKDADAPIFKVSDYGLVGDLFEVVPAVAAEVRKLNSR, encoded by the coding sequence ATGGCAATCCTGGTCTTCATCGAGGCCCGCGAGGGCTCCATCCGCAGGGTGTCGCACGAGGCGCTGGGCGCGGCCCGGGGCCTTGCCGCCGGGCTGGGCAACGCGCCCGTGGTGGCCGTGGTCCCGGGCCACCAGGTGGCCGGCGTGGACGCCATGGGGGCGGCCGGCGCCGACCGCGTGCTGGTCTACGACGCCCCGCACTTCCAGTCCTACACCCCCGACGGGTACGCCGCCGCGGTGGCCGACGCGGCCGGCAGGACCGGCGCGGCGGTGGTGCTGTTCGCGGCCTCGGCCATGGGCAAGGATCTCGCCCCGCGCGTGGCTTCGCGCCTGGGCGCCGGCCTGGCCACCGACTGCACCGCGCTGCGCGCCGAGAACGGCAGGCTGGTGGCCACCCGGCCGGTGTTCGCCGGCAAGGTGGTGACCGAGCTCACCTGGGACCGGCTTCCGCAGGTGGCCTCGCTGCGGCCCAAGATCTTCGAGCCGCTGGCGCCGGACGCCTCCCGCTCCGCGACCGTGGAGAACATGCCCGCGCCGGTGGGTGAGGGGGACCTCAAGGTCCGCACCGTGGAGCTCAAGGCCGCGGCGCAGGGCAGGGTGGACCTGACCGAGGCCGAGATCATCGTGTCCGGCGGGCGCGGTCTGAAGGGGCCCGAGGGCTTCGGGGTGCTCGAGGACCTGGCCGCCGCGCTGGGAGGCGTGGTGGGAGCCTCCAGGGCCGCCGTGGACGCCGGCTGGCGCCCGCACGCCGACCAGGTGGGCCAGACGGGCAAGACCGTATCGCCCAAGCTGTACGTGGCCTGTGGCGTGTCCGGGGCCATCCAGCACCTGGCCGGGATGACCGGCTCGAAGTGCATCGTGGCCATCAACAAGGACGCCGACGCGCCCATCTTCAAGGTGTCCGACTACGGGCTGGTGGGGGACCTGTTCGAGGTCGTCCCGGCCGTGGCCGCGGAAGTGAGGAAGCTCAACTCGCGCTGA
- a CDS encoding electron transfer flavoprotein subunit beta/FixA family protein, whose amino-acid sequence MKIVVCLKQVPDSETRVKVGADGRHVDLSGVSLVVNPYDEFAIEAALKLKEAGTAEDVTVLCLGPAGAVTSMRTALAMGVDRGVLLKADTGDADGRAVAVALAAKLKELAPDLVLFGKQAIDDDGSQVGPRVADLLGLPCVTVVTGLEVSGGRVRAEREIEGGLEVCECALPAVITTQKGLNEPRYPSLKGIMAAKKKEIQESDVVLEAPGLVVKAVTPPPARKPGRMVGEGAAAAAELVRVLREEARVI is encoded by the coding sequence GTGAAGATCGTCGTTTGTCTCAAGCAGGTGCCGGATTCCGAGACCCGCGTGAAGGTGGGCGCGGATGGGCGGCACGTGGACCTTTCGGGCGTGAGCCTGGTGGTGAACCCGTACGACGAGTTCGCCATCGAGGCCGCGCTGAAGCTCAAGGAGGCGGGCACCGCCGAGGACGTCACGGTCCTCTGCCTGGGCCCCGCGGGAGCCGTGACCTCCATGCGCACGGCGCTGGCGATGGGTGTGGACCGCGGGGTGCTGCTCAAGGCCGACACCGGCGACGCCGACGGCCGCGCCGTGGCCGTGGCGCTGGCGGCGAAGCTCAAGGAACTGGCGCCGGACCTGGTGCTCTTCGGCAAGCAGGCCATAGACGACGACGGCTCGCAGGTGGGCCCCCGCGTGGCGGACCTGCTGGGCCTGCCGTGCGTCACCGTGGTGACCGGCCTGGAGGTCTCCGGCGGCCGGGTGCGCGCGGAGCGCGAGATCGAGGGTGGCCTGGAAGTCTGCGAGTGCGCCCTGCCCGCGGTGATCACCACGCAGAAGGGCCTCAACGAGCCGCGCTACCCCTCGCTCAAGGGCATCATGGCGGCCAAGAAGAAGGAGATCCAGGAGTCGGACGTGGTCCTCGAGGCCCCCGGCCTGGTGGTGAAGGCGGTGACTCCGCCCCCGGCGCGCAAGCCCGGCCGGATGGTCGGCGAGGGCGCGGCGGCGGCGGCGGAGCTGGTGCGGGTTCTCCGCGAGGAGGCGCGCGTCATCTGA